The following are encoded together in the Bubalus bubalis isolate 160015118507 breed Murrah chromosome 14, NDDB_SH_1, whole genome shotgun sequence genome:
- the LOC102396916 gene encoding tyrosine-protein phosphatase non-receptor type substrate 1 yields MPILASSLHTPPCLLMILLLGFIGAAGEGELQVIQPERSVSVAAGETATLHCTVTSLSPVGPIKWFRGTGSGREFIYSLKEAPSPRVTIVGDVTKRNNMDFSIRITNITPADTGVYYCVKFRKGEHGDVEFKSGPGTHLTVSAKPSPPVVSGPAVRATPEQTVSFTCTSHGFSPRNISLKWFKNGNELSASQTSVDPEEDNVSYSINSTTKVLLVTGDVHSQVICEVAHVTLQGSPPLRGTANLSETIRVPPTLEITGYPPAGNQVNITCQVNKFYPPHLQLTWLENGNMSRTEAASIRVENKDGTFNQTSWLLVNSSAHREAVVLTCEVEHDGQPAVSKNYTLEICAPQKHQGTHELPGPELSSLWAVAFLVPKVLLLLSVSVIFVHRKCRA; encoded by the exons ATGCCCATCCTTGCCTCCTCATTACACACTCCTCCTTGCCTGCTAATGATTCTACTGCTGGGATTCATAG GAGCAGCAGGTGAGGGGGAGCTGCAGGTGATTCAGCCTGAGAGGTCAGTGTCAGTTGCAGCAGGAGAGACGGCCACTCTGCACTGCACCGTGACCTCCCTGAGCCCCGTGGGGCCCATCAAGTGGTTCAGGGGAACTGGGTCAGGTCGGGAGTTCATCTACAGTCTAAAAGAAGCCCCCTCTCCCAGAGTAACAATTGTTGGAGATGTCACAAAGAGAAACAACATGGACTTTTCCATCCGCATCACTAACATCACCCCAGCAGACACTGGTGTCTACTACTGTGTGAAGTTCCGGAAAGGAGAACATGGTGACGTGGAGTTTAAGTCTGGACCAGGCACTCATCTCACTGTGAGCG CCAAGCCCTCTCCGCCCGTGGTATCTGGCCCTGCAGTGAGGGCTACACCTGAGCAGACAGTGAGCTTCACCTGCACATCCCACGGCTTCTCCCCCAGAAACATCTCCCTGAAATGGTTCAAAAATGGCAATGAGCTCTCAGCCTCCCAAACCAGTGTGGACCCAGAGGAAGACAACGTTTCCTACAGCATCAACAGCACAACCAAAGTGCTGCTGGTCACAGGAGATGTTCACTCCCAGGTCATCTGTGAGGTGGCCCACGTCACCCtgcagggaagccctcctctccGTGGGACTGCCAACTTGTCTGAGACCATCCGAG TTCCACCCACCCTGGAGATTACCGGATACCCCCCAGCTGGGAACCAGGTGAACATCACCTGTCAGGTGAACAAGTTCTACCCCCCGCACCTACAGCTGACCTGGCTGGAGAACGGAAACATGTCCCGAACAGAAGCAGCCTCAATCCGCGTAGAGAACAAGGACGGGACCTTTAACCAGACGAGCTGGCTCCTGGTGaactcctctgcccacagggagGCTGTGGTGCTCACCTGCGAGGTGGAGCATGACGGGCAGCCGGCGGTCTCCAAAAACTATACCCTGGAGATCTGTGCTCCCCAGAAGCATCAGGGCACCCATGAACTTCCTG GTCCAGAGCTGTCTTCTCTTTGGGCAGTTGCCTTCCTAGTCCccaaggtgctgctgctgctcagtgtCTCTGTCATCTTTGTCCACAGGAAGTGTCGAGCCTGA